Genomic segment of Synchiropus splendidus isolate RoL2022-P1 chromosome 4, RoL_Sspl_1.0, whole genome shotgun sequence:
TAGTCACAAAGGTGGCTTTTTTAGCACGGCATCACACTAGTCCTGCTGGGAACCAAGAGGATATGGGGTTATGCCaaccttaaaaaaatgaatcaagacAGAAAGTCAAGAAAACATTTGCATTGATATACAGGATCAGCAGTGGTTTTGTTGTGATATTTTTCCTCTGTTACACTCAAATTACTTCACTCCAATGTGGGTTTTGTCTAAATATTCTACTGTACACTTTAACATTTTCTAATCAGAATTGGatttcatgtattaaaactgcaCTAAGTAAAGCATATAAGAAGATGAATCTCAAAATTTGATCATGTTGGTAAATTGAACCTGGATCACAGAAGCTAGATGCGAACCGCTTTAGTTTGTTTCTGCCACCATTTGATCAGTTCAGCTTCGAGATTTTGGGCACAGCTTGCTTACAGTTCATGGCTAAACCTCCCAAATGGTCAGCTAAAGAATAAATCAGACTGAGGTCATCTTGATACATGCAAGCTTGGATCCAGTTTGAGGCATCTCGAGTATTTAGATGAATCTGTGTCCTCTACTGTATGTCTGGTCCATAGATGTCCGGAAATATATACGGGGGCTCAAAATTGTCCATTGTTTCGATAATCCAGTGAGACACGGTGTCCCCCACTTTAAGCACTTGTACGGAATGCGGCAACAGCTAGCATAGGTCCGGCATGtgactttgttcactgtgtaATCTTGCACAATTGAAGCCATGTTTGCGCACTTCCCTTGCCACCAGTACCTCGCGCCTTCTAGCTATTGATTTTGACAACCATGATCCACTGATCGTGTCCCTGGAAACTGGTATTGTGTGAATGCCTCCTAACACAGGATCATTATAAATAACTGTTTTAACTTCTAAAATTGAGCTTTTATGATTCTGGTGTGGTTGGTCTCAAGGAAATAAACATAAATCAATTAATATGTCCTCCTCAGGCCTGAGATGAAATGCTGTCTTACTTGTGTAATTGATAGTAATACACATGTGTTTTTATACtataaactaaaaataaacaaataaacaaattgttaaaacaatacattttttttgcagTACTGTGATGACGGTGTCAGATAAAATGTTTATTAAGCAAATGGTGCAGCAAACTGTGTGTATTCTTGGAGTCGGTCAGCTAGAATAGAATGTTCACACAGCAAGCAAAACTGATAGAAACGTCAGTGTCATGAAGTGCTGGCATGGGCAGCAGAAGGAGCCCGTCGTGGAGTATCCATAGACTTCTGGATGTGAAGCGCATTAGAGGAGAAGCTCCGCACAAAGCAGACTGTTATTGGGTTACTATAGTCATGTAAGTGGATTAAAAGCATCGCTCAGCTCTTGCGACTCCCAATGAGGGCGCTAAATGATTCACTGCTGGATTTAGGCCGCGCTCTAATCAAATACAGTATCAGGATGTGCACTGGCGGGAAGGTGGGCTTCCTCGTGTTTAGAAAGATGCTGGGGACATCACGTGGAGGACGTTGTCGTGTCCTGCTCGTGACTGCTCTGTCGCTCGGCCTTCAAAGTTCTGCGAACTGtatgtattttgtcatttcctCCCCGTGCAGGTCGCCAGCCATGGGGAACCTCATTAAGGTCCTTGGCAAGGATTTAGAgaactgtcctcattttttcCTGGACTTTGAAAGTAAGTGATGAACTGGGGTCTGTGcacgtgtttgtgtgcttgAGAGAGGGGTGCTGGGATGGGCCACGAGCTGTCGAGCTGTTGATGGTGCGATGGAGTGTTGTTGTGggtgtggtttgttttttaagagCCTCTCTCGTCCCACTCTGACCTCTTCTCCCCAGATACACATGCTACCCTGTTGGCAGTCAATTCTACCTCTATATCTTGACATCAAATTTTTGATCTTGCAAAATAGTAAACTACCAATAGAAAAATCAGCTTCACCATTAAGAAACTTCCAAACAATGCTCATCATTAAACTGAGTGTGGATAACCAGTTCACCTTTACTGGGGCATTTTGGCTGCGACTGACTGCTGCGTTCCAGAGAAACCACTGTGAAGCTACAGTCACCACACCAAGTCATTTATCATTGCATTTTGCAGCATATCCAGATGTAACGGTACTGACACATCTAACTGAAGCAAACTGTGATTTGTGATGGCAGAAGCACTCAGACCCATCTGCATgctaatgaaaataaacacacttcTTTTTGAAGAAGTGATGAAACGAAATTCTCCCTGATCTccagttcattttttaaaaaatgagatgaTCTGATTTTGAATCctaaacatttaaaacacagtCCATTGACCACTCAAATAAGGGTGTGATTCAGAGGTGACCGTGAGGTCAGATGTCCCCCCAGACGTGTGAGTGGGACAGGAGCAGCTCAGTGTCATGTCACCATGCTTCACCCAGGGCATATTTCCACCATGCCATCCCAGCTACTACCCTCTCATCGACCACCGCCGCCcgacacatacgcacacacaaacGGACAAGACACAAACGTGCACAGGACCCCGCCACCCCTCCCCTCATCACCCACAgatctctcccctctctctgttCCAGGGGGCTCATGGGAAACCTCCTGAAAGTGCTGGCTTGCACCGAACTTGAGCATGGCCCAATAGTTTTCCTTGACTTTGAACGTGAGACCATCCGCTTCTTATCGTTGATTTGTTCTATTTCCTTTCTCTGTTgccttttcttttcctcattcatcCTTCACAGCGCGCATCCTCACGTCTTTGTTTGACCTTTTACCCGCCGCTCTATGGGTTCTGCCCGTTGGACTGGCATTTTGAAAGTCACTTGGCTTATGTTCTGCAGTATGTCCCCATCCTATTGAGATGAGTGACGAGAGCAGGGCAAGGTGGATCCAGACCACCATAATCCTGCTGCTCGACTGCCCCTCAAACACTGAATGCCAGTCCATCAGAGGCATCTCTTGCTTAAAGGTGAAGACTTATTCAAGGCTCATCATCATCCTTGCACCTCCTCTGTCTCCCGTGTCAGTCCGTCTTGAGTGTCCAGCTGATgctgtctgtgcgtgtgtgaaaaacaaagtgtgttACAGTTGCACAGCAACAGCTGCACCGCTGCAGTTAAACTTGAAATGGACTTTTAAATTTTGCTTCTTTCTTTTAAAAGATTCTGCCTCCACATTAACACACCTGTGAACACAAGCTCAGTTTAGGTAGCTGATGATTTTTGTTTGCCTTTGTTGTTCAAACCAAACTTTTACAAAGCTATCGCTGTCACTTTGTGGCTCAACCAAACCGTGTTTGTAGTTATATGAGATGACCAAGTCATGAAACCAGCCCAGACGTTCATGGCAAATTCTCAAGACCAGTGAGTCCCAAATGATTTCAGAACAAGGACAGTTACCTTTTTTATAAACTAAATTCATCagattgaaatattttaattcaCTTATTCATTTTTAAGCAGAATGATTGCTTTATGCTAACATATTTGAGACAACTtttacaatgaacaaaaacacctgTTTAATTGTGAAATACTTTACATTAAATGAATGCTAATAAATGATACCTATAATAtacattcatttgaatttattgTAATGTAAATGTTACAACGACTTATTTTTGGTATAATTATTTGATTTGAATGAACTATTTGTATGTACTATTTGatcaacaaatattttattaatttccaAATTCAAAGAAAAGTTATTCTTGTGAGAAACTAGACAGTTCAAATTAAAGTGGGTGGCTGGGTTTTACAAAACATGCAGGAAAGGTGCGCGCCTCCTTGTTCTGAAAAGGAATGGGGAACACAGACTCATGTGACATGTCTTGATTGACAGGGACTACATGACGTGTTTTGTCAGATGTGGTGGAAGCAGAATCGGAAAAGCTTTTATGTATATAGATTCCTCTTGTTACGCAACAGAGTTTCAACACAAGGGTGGATGTTGCCAGAATGACGCAGCTTAAATTCAGGCGCTGGTGGATTTCAAGTGCCTTGCAGCTTTTTGATGTGTCTTTCTTGACCTGCTCCATCTGTGAGGCCCCCTGCGATGCACTCACCGCTGTCACCAGTTTGGTCTCAACACCGCCATTAACGCCTAAATATCATCAAACATGAACAATGTCCCGATGTTAACTCCATAGAAATACAAAAAAGGAGGTTATTTTGAATAGATTGATCAGCAGGATAAATATCgattaattaaattattaaataaaatgggggaaaaaagcagATGATCTTTAAGTTAATTGAGTTGAATGACATCATTCCAGTTCAAACAATCCACCCTTACATTTCTGAGTTACTATGTAAAATACAGTAATATTGATCATATTTGTTAAAGCAAGTAAGTAACTTCTCTATTAGTAGCATAAGCAGTTCAAACATCATTGATCATATATGTTCATGCAATAAGTTATGctttatttatagttttaaaacagtaaaaaaaaatgtttagtcatatcatttcaaacacaaaatacaatgtattCATATAAAATCACTGCACATTGTTTCTCTCTGCAAGTATTCCCTTGTGTGTAACCACCTGAAACAACTCAACAGCCAGTGGTCTCCAATGTTAACCCTGCGAAAACCTGCTGATGAGCCATCTTTACATTAGCTGCGTGTACGGCCCATGTTGCAAAGCCCAACATTCACGCTCCATTATCTCCCTGCAGGAGGCCAAAAATAATCAGCAGCGGTGAGAAGTGCAGCGAGCAGTGTGGGCTCTCTCccactctcgctctctctggCTACCTGAGTCACAGTGAATCCAAAAGCTTCACACAGGGAAGCAAACAAGGATGACTCAGGAGGAAAGAGGGAAAAGTGCGTCCCTCAAACACTGAATCCCCCGAGTGCAGCATTAAAGAGACATTGTCCCAAAGAATAACAAACAAATGGGGCATAGCTGCTGTTGATATTGACTCACAAGTAAATCTCAAGAGAACTCTTTAAATCCCACCTGAGTGCAGCTATGATGCATCATTTCATAGCTGCTAACAGAAGAACAGTTAATATAGATTTGTTTGATCATTTAGATCTTTTAATTTCCACTTTTGTGAGAGCGTTCTGTTTTGTGCCTGATAATTTACTCTTTATATTGCAGATGAGTGTATCAAATCTGATTGTTAAGACTTTGAAATCTAAGTTCCTTTCTTTTAATGTCAATGTGATGCGATTGGAAGTCTATGTCACGAGATACAATGTTAAGATACGAAAGATGAAAAAGGTAGAGGGAGTTTCATTACATTGTTTTGACTATTAGCAACTTCTATTACTTTTCATGAACTGGAAAAGCATGCAGAGAGGCAAACCTCCGCCAAGAAGCTCCAGTCAGCCGCTACACAAGGTCCCTAAATACGCAAAACTAAAATCCTGGGTCCAAACACCGATCTGGCACAGATGCCTAAAATGGTCCTTATATCTCAACATATTAAAGATTCCTTTAACACGATCCTGGATCTAGACGGTGGATCACTTGTTCCTTGTCCCACCTCACATAGTTCCTGAAATTAATTGAAGCTAATTTGAAAACCAACAGTGTGGAAAACATTACTCCTCTGGCAGAGTCAATGAATTGTCGTCACTTGGACATTGTCTTGAGTAATGGTGGCCTTACATTACTTTGACTTTTTAGCCCATATCAATGGCCATTGGTGTAAATATTGTGGTTCACTATTACAGCCTTGAATCCCCAAATTCTTCTGTCATAGGTTTGACTACAAATATCAAAATTCAAAATCTTTTACGCTTGAATTTTAACCTcataaacctcacaattgtaacttttttttttaatcttatccTGGGTCAATATGTATATCTTTTAATTAATGTCTCAAGTATTTGTCTGTCAATTCTATGTCTTGATATGGCGGATTTGGGCTCTGATAACCCCAAAAGAGAccagttgaaaaaaacaaaatgcagaagTGGCCTACCCTCAAATAACCATACCCTCGTACAAACATCAGAAAAGGTTCAAGGAAGCACATCAAACCAAACAGCGACGGCAAGTGATGAAGATCAAAGGCCGCTTCAAAGCCAGTCAGAGTCATTTGAATGGTTTCTTATCAAGCCAAAACACAACGTAAAGGACAGAAAATGGAAAACTTAGTCACTTTAGATTATATTTACATTGTGACACATTCACTGACAACCTATTGCAGACTTCTCCCACTCAGTTCTCTAACAGAACCTGACTTGGTTCTCATGCTCTTTCCCAGTTATGACATGTCAGGTACAATCTGTCCTTTTTGATCTTCCTGACTACTAACCGCTTCTCTACCCTTCTCTCCACTTTATAACACCGTCCCACTTCCATTGGCATGCCACTCCTGAACCCCTCACATCACATCTTTGCCTCCTCCCGTGCATCTCAATTCCCGCTTCTCTCAGATGCCCAGCCCACCGAGGCGGAGACGGCCGTGTGGAACCAGGTCAGTGCCGTGCTGGAGGAGGCTCACGGGATACTGGCAGAGCTGCAGTCTTATAATGGAGCAGGACAGGAGATACGAGAAGTGAGTGGGATGTGGCCGTACTACGATCAATATGTGCTGAACCACTGTGTTGCAGCGGAGGCCGTGTGCATAGCGTTATCTGGTGAAAGTGAATTTCAATAcaaatttgcttttgttttggttcctCTTTGATCCAAAAGAAgtgagataaaaatgtttttgacttgtatgtgaatgcaATATGTAAGCGTATGCTGTGGTAAAGAACAGAGGTcgttttttgggggaaaaaagccTTAGAACACTTCTGTGTTGAATGTTAGAACCATTTGTGCAGGTATACAGTCCATCTGATGAAAGTCAACAGAGGAAGAGAGACTGGAGGAGATATGGTTCACTAACAGCattgctaatggctacagtgtaAACATGTTATAGTCTAGAACAGGAGCCTTTTTGCATCTGCCATTCATTTGAAACTCTAAATGCTGTAACTTTACAaggagtgtttttgttgtgaacGGGGATTGTGCTTGTTGGCTACAGGCTATTCAGAACCCAGGTGACCTTGCGCTACAGGAGAAGGCCTGGAACGCAGtctgccccctggtggctaAGCTGAAGCGCTTTTATGAATTCTCTCTGCGATTGGGTGAGCATTTCCTCAATTGTTTACTCGagtattattttctttatttcactttGTATTCCTCTCAAACGGTGCATTTGCACTTGCAtttccaaccatccatccaaaaACTTGGATATGCATGCTTCCTGATGTATTCAGTTTCGCTCGTGTCTCGCACAGCTCTGTAGCATCCTGACCCAGCAGCCCGCGGCAGGTTGCTACAGAAACAGCGCTCGGTGATTGTCCAGCAACgatggagaaagagagagaggcagtGAGAGGGAGGCTGCTCCTGTTCTGCCTGCTAATAATATTTCAGGAACACTGTGTTCTCAGTTTACCAGTGAACGAGAACAAAGTCATAATTGATGGGAATGTATGGACTAAGAACAATGTACTGTAAGTCTATGGCACTGACCTCCTTTGGGAAAAAATGCTAATGTGAGTTGGCCCTTTAGGCTGATGAACAGTTGTTGTTATAGTAAGACCATGCTTATGGTCGATCTTGACATACAGTCGCTGTAAGTCCCTTTGTTAGAGGTCTGATGTAGACTTGCAGCCAAATTTCAGTTCGCAACGATAAAATACGTACCATTAAACAGACCTTCGACACACACAATCTGTCTCTCCTACTGTGAACTTGTGAACACAGATCTATTTTCTATTCTTTATTACATGTATTTGATTGACACCTGCTTAAAAGAGCGCAACAAGAACTGACACATGACAGTGACTTGCACTTTACCTAGTGTGGTTacatcctcatctgctgctcctcatttcTCTCCACCATACTGCCTTCACCTTCAACAGTACACAGTATGTGTACTGTACATACTGTATTGTTGAGTGCCTTTTATGTAGCAAGGCAAGCAACATGAATAGTTAAAGTGAAATTGGCTCCATTAACTACCTAAGATGACATTTGCTGTTTGTTACTTTTATTAATCAAGTTGTTTATCGCCttatatgaaatatgaaatagttttttttttttcttcctatgTTCTTCCTCTGTTTTATCTGCCGTTTACTGTATTATTGTGCTTGGGCTCTTTAGCAAACACGGCGCCTCTCACAGTCCGTCACCGTGGACAGGAtcacagcaggaggcagagtGGGTCGGAGCCCTGGCCCTGTCTGTATTTTTAGAAGGCCCTGTTGCATTTTTAATGCCTCAGGAGACCTCAGGCTGTCTGATTTGTCGGATGCAGTTGGTGGGTGAAACGCTGTGACATAAGGGATGCAAATAGACCACTCATGCAGGAGCTGCACGTCACACAGAGCTTGAGATGACATCCCACTGGCAGAATGACACCTGTTACTTCCAGCCCGGGTCGACAATTAAGGGTTGAAAAACGTCAAGAAAGATTAGCCTTCACAGACACTTGAGCAGTACACAAAAGTCACTGCGCAGCCTTGTAAGCCTGTTTGGTTCACAGCGCATGTTATGGTCCGATTGGTCATGGAAGAGAATGGGGCTAAATTAGCATTAGTTTTATTTGTAGCCAAATGGTCATTGAAGGATTTGTCTTGTTCACATGTTAGTGGACAACAACACtgtcacaaaaaacacaaaaaaagttatcgcgataaatgtaatttcggcaattctattccatgtgttggacactacagtccctcttgaaactgttttatgaagaaacttggagtttgtctccaacatcattgtttatgtttaaatataatagttcgCTAAGAGTAGAgaggagaaattcaatgtttcatgtctcttaTAGAACCCGgacgtgtctgacagactgctctgccaacGATATTTAGGGGTTACGTTGAGccgtctgctgtatctcatgtctcttaacagttcaCTTCAACTATggacccatctggacacatatcctagatgctattgaacaaatattagaaatgatgtgaataattgatcatttagtcatattccatTCTCCAAATCAtcttctcttgtgtgatgaaaaaccttttcacaactctctcctaaaatggatgtttttcattgccttattgaagatttcactaatactttaaccgttttagaatttgtggATGGTCCCTAACCAGCGCTgcctgagagagtgtgtgatcAGTGAAGTTTGTCATTTGTATGTGATGACAGAATTTCAGGTGGATGATATGACCAGAGTGTCTCTTCACAGAGAATGCACTCCGCAGCCTGCTGGAGGCGCTGACGAGCCCTCCGTACGCCCCCATGCAGCACctagagagagagcaggcgctGGCCAAGCAGTTTGCTGAGATTCTTCATTTCACTCTTAGTTTTGACGAACTGAAGGTCAGGCTCTCTTGAGCTTCTGTCGCTGTAGAGCAACCCTGGTGACCACCGTGCTGTCCTCCCAAACAGATGACTAATCCGGCCATTCAAAATGACTTCAGCTACTACAGGAGGACCATCAGCCGGAACCGGCTGAACAACCAGCAGGTTTGTAccattcattattcatcacTCGTGTGAAGGGTTGTTTCCTCATTAGAGGGGAATCAATATTTAATTTCTCCCAGCAGCCGCACGATTCCTGGGGAAAGACTGTGAAACAAATTGACatggaagaaaaacagtcacTGACCACTGTGGACAAATGGTCTTGACACACAGGTTGTTTCTTGCAGCTGGAAGCAGAAAACGAGGTGAACAATGAGATGGCCAATAGGATGTCATTGTTCTACGCGGAAGCAACGCCCATGCTGAAGACGCTGAGCAATGCCACCACCAAGTTTGTGTCAGAGGTACGGTCTCAAACATCTGCCTGAGCATTGTTCTTGCTCAGGTTATGAGCTCAATTAGGTCTAGTAAAGCTCCAGGTGCTTTTAACTAGATGATGCCCCGACAGCTTGGTAGCTAGTTTGGGTATTTGTTGGGGGAACCCCAGGTCCATCAGTCCAAGCTGGACCAGGCACTCAGGAATTATTCTGCTGGTTGGAAGTGGAGAAACTGGATTGTTTTGAGAAATTCTGTGCACTCTGTCACTGTAACTAAGACATCAATGTTTTCAAAAAGTAACATCAATTCATTTgaatagaattttttttttaacacactgaCCAAGCCAAACTTGTCAAAACTACACAGTCACCATGATGCTCACTGCCCCGTCAGGCATGAGGATTAGCACACATCTTTGTGTGTCATAGCTCCCAAACCAGATGTGTGTCTAGCAGACTTTGCTGATGGTAGTTTCCTGTCCTCAGTCCAGTTTATTCAACAGGTATGGCCACTatgaggtgccatcactctcaaAAGCAAGCTCAGTTACGGTGACTTCCCTTGgtgcccagtcaaccaatcgtGGTCATTGATCACTAGAATACGGATTTGTCAGGAAAATGAACTTCAGGCTGCTAAGATTGAGTCTCTTCACATCAGAcaaatgaaattacaggtgttGTAAGAGTGTTCTTCTTCCCACTTTTCTTCTGTTCCCGGAGCGGAGCTTCCATTTCGCTCGGCTGGATCTGGATTCTA
This window contains:
- the fam49al gene encoding CYFIP-related Rac1 interactor A isoform X2 codes for the protein MGNLIKVLGKDLENCPHFFLDFENAQPTEAETAVWNQVSAVLEEAHGILAELQSYNGAGQEIREAIQNPGDLALQEKAWNAVCPLVAKLKRFYEFSLRLENALRSLLEALTSPPYAPMQHLEREQALAKQFAEILHFTLSFDELKMTNPAIQNDFSYYRRTISRNRLNNQQLEAENEVNNEMANRMSLFYAEATPMLKTLSNATTKFVSENKTLPIEDTTDCLSTMACVCRVMLETPEYRCRFTNTDTMLFCMRVMVGVIILYDHVHPVGAFAKTSKIDMKGCIKVLKEQPSNSVEGLLNALRYTTRHLNDDSTSKQIRALLQ
- the fam49al gene encoding CYFIP-related Rac1 interactor A isoform X1, producing the protein MGNLLKVLACTELEHGPIVFLDFEHAQPTEAETAVWNQVSAVLEEAHGILAELQSYNGAGQEIREAIQNPGDLALQEKAWNAVCPLVAKLKRFYEFSLRLENALRSLLEALTSPPYAPMQHLEREQALAKQFAEILHFTLSFDELKMTNPAIQNDFSYYRRTISRNRLNNQQLEAENEVNNEMANRMSLFYAEATPMLKTLSNATTKFVSENKTLPIEDTTDCLSTMACVCRVMLETPEYRCRFTNTDTMLFCMRVMVGVIILYDHVHPVGAFAKTSKIDMKGCIKVLKEQPSNSVEGLLNALRYTTRHLNDDSTSKQIRALLQ